The Panthera uncia isolate 11264 chromosome C2, Puncia_PCG_1.0, whole genome shotgun sequence genome contains a region encoding:
- the LOC125921611 gene encoding LOW QUALITY PROTEIN: 60S ribosomal protein L18a-like (The sequence of the model RefSeq protein was modified relative to this genomic sequence to represent the inferred CDS: inserted 1 base in 1 codon) → MDSAVLKNELEEKKQTVYVESCGSQSVSPGPAALASPGNLVQGGQRCPPTPKYSTQPLDHLRTFPCNHVVAKSRFRYFVSQLKKXKSSGEIVYSGQELEKSSLLVKNFGTWLCYDSPSGTHDGYREYPDLTTAGTVTQCYRDTGAQAHSIQIIEVEETAVSNSHGWAAKPFHDSKIKFPLSHPALCCQPNSGFTAKRPMSSRCRASLSPSMTK, encoded by the exons ATGGACAGTGCCGTACTGAAGAATGAACTAGAGGAGAAGAAGCAAACTGTGTACGTGGAgagctgtggttctcaaagtgtgtccCCTGGACCTGCAGCATTAGcttcacctgggaactt AGTCCAAGGTGGGCAGCGCTGCCCGCCCACCCCCAAATACAGCACTCAGCCCCTTGATCACCTGAGAACCTTTCCATGTAATCATGTTGTCGCCAAGTCCCGCTTCCGGTACTTTGTGTCTCAGCTGAAGA AGAAGTCTTCGGGGGAAATTGTCTACAGTGGACAGGAGTTGGAGAAGTCCTCCTTGCTGGTGAAGAACTTTGGCACCTGGCTGTGCTACGACTCCCCCAGCGGAACCCACGACGGGTACCGGGAGTACCCGGACCTGACCACTGCAGGCACTGTCACCCAGTGCTACAGAGACACGGGCGCCCAGGCCCACTCCATCCAGATCATAGAAGTGGAGGAGACTGCAGTGAGCAACTCCCACGGATGGGCAGCCAAACCGTTCCACGACTCCAAGATCAAGTTCCCACTGTCCCACCCGGCCCTGTGTTGTCAGCCCAACTCAGGCTTCACCGCCAAGAGGCCAATGTCTTCTAGATGCAGAGCCTCCCTGTCCCCAAGTATGACCAAATAA